One window of the Benincasa hispida cultivar B227 chromosome 3, ASM972705v1, whole genome shotgun sequence genome contains the following:
- the LOC120073694 gene encoding uncharacterized protein LOC120073694 yields the protein MAEKQPQMVENKKKKKIKEKRAEGDEEAHPIKKKERRTSEKRERMREERRLKKEEEKRRKAESLEIEETLDSPTIYPVDHSSPSSSPQFSPPPPHVNDPRDLGEGISAQPQNVNGETSQAQPTIASLAVELADMHSLLSHQHDYFYQRINEVNKRVEDLQRNAAMTRQVMINIQRNIYTIHLNQKQLAERNHEYFNFLTMYLHGPMVPPHLQQHLNFEEAPRVPHQNPPPEPPPQ from the exons ATGGCAGAAAAGCAGCCTCAGATGGTtgagaataagaagaagaagaagatcaaagagaAGAGGGCTGAAGGAGATGAGGAAGCCCATCCaatcaagaagaaagaaagaaggacGAGTGAGAAGAGGGAACGCATGCGGGAAGAGAGACGCCtgaagaaggaggaagagaagagaaggaAGGCTGAGAGCCTGGAAATCGAGGAGA CTCTTGATTCCCCCACCATATATCCAGTAGATCATTCCTCCCCTTCATCATCACCGCAATTTTCCCCTCCACCGCCACATGTTAATGACCCAcgcgatttgggtgaaggcattTCTGCCCAACCTCAAAATGTTAATGGCGAAACATCGCAGGCACAGCCCACCATTGCCTCCTTAGCTGTTGAACTTGCTGATATGCATTCTCTTCTTTCTCACCAACATGACTATTTCTACCAGCGAATAAATGAGGTAAACAAGCGAGTAGAAGATTTGCAACGCAATGCTGCTATGACAAGGCAGGTGATGATCAATATTCAACGCAACATTTACACGATCCACCTGAACCAAAAGCAATTAGCAGAGCgtaaccatgagtacttcaactttttgACAATgtatcttcatggtcccatggtgcctccgcatttGCAGCAGCATCTGAATTTCGAAGAAGCTCCTCGAGTCCCTCATCAGAATCCTCCTCCCGAACCTCCTCCTCAATAa